In Bacteroidota bacterium, the sequence AATGCCGAAAACTCAAGAAATTTTTCCCAATGCGACTCTCTGCTGCTGGGTGATAAATGCGGAGCCCATACCTTTCCCTATATCGATACCCAAAACAAGTCTTCCATTGTTGAACACGAAGCCACAACTTCAAAAATCTCGGAAGACCAGATGTTTTACTGCAACCAGCGCGGCATCGATACGGAGAAAGCAATCGGGCTCATTGTAAACGGCTACGCCCGGGAAGTCCTCAACAAACTCCCCATGGAATTCGCCGTGGAAGCGCAAAAGCTGCTGTCGATAAGTTTGGAGGGAAGCGTTGGATAGGGATAAGATCGAAGATCGAAGATCGAAGATCTAGATCTGCGATCTTCGATCTTCGATCTGCGATCTAATAACAATATAACAGTATAATATAACATGTTACTATCAATCAAAAACCTCCACGTCTCCATTCATGGTAAGGAGATCATCAAAGGGTTGGATTTGGATATAAATGAGGGTGAAACTCATGCCATCATGGGTCCGAATGGGACGGGGAAAAGTACGCTGGCTCTTGCTGTTGCAGGAAGAGAAGGTTACGACATCACTGAAGGGGACATCCTGTACAAAGGGAAAAGCATTTTAGAGATGAAGCCGGAAGAGCGCTCGCTGGAAGGGATTTTCCTGGGATTTCAGTATCCTGTGGAAATACCGGGTGTGAGCATCACAAATTTCATGCGTACGGCGATCAATGAGCATCGTGAATATAAAGGCCTGGAACCAATGGCAGCTGGTGAATTCCTGAAATATATGGAGGAGAAAAAGCAGTTGGTGGAAATCCATTCCAAGCTGACCAACCGGTCTGTGAATGAAGGATTTTCAGGAGGAGAAAAGAAACGGAACGAAATCTTCCAGATGGCTATGCTGGAACCGACGCTTTCCATCCTTGACGAAACCGATTCGGGACTTGATATTGACGCGCTGAAGATCGTCGCCAACGGAGTGAACAAGTTACGAAGCACCCATAATGCCTTTGTGGTCATCACTCATTACCAGCGATTGCTGGAATATATAGTCCCCGATTTCGTTCATGTGCTGTATAGTGGAAAAATAGTCAAATCGGGAG encodes:
- the sufC gene encoding Fe-S cluster assembly ATPase SufC; protein product: MLLSIKNLHVSIHGKEIIKGLDLDINEGETHAIMGPNGTGKSTLALAVAGREGYDITEGDILYKGKSILEMKPEERSLEGIFLGFQYPVEIPGVSITNFMRTAINEHREYKGLEPMAAGEFLKYMEEKKQLVEIHSKLTNRSVNEGFSGGEKKRNEIFQMAMLEPTLSILDETDSGLDIDALKIVANGVNKLRSTHNAFVVITHYQRLLEYIVPDFVHVLYSGKIVKSGGKELALELEEKGYDWIKKELSLS